DNA from Candidatus Parvarchaeota archaeon:
CAGTTTCGAATTTCAACGGGCTTCTTAAGATTTCAAGGCAGGCGCAGCTTTCAACAACAGACTTTAGGGAAAAGGTCCTCATGCTTTCAGATTCGGCCCAAAGCTTCTCCATGCCCTCACTTGACGTGCAAAACAATGATGTTTCAGCAGCCCATGGTGCAGCCGTCGGGCAGCCAGAGGAAGAGGAACTGTTTTACCTAAAGACAAGGGGGCTTGGCGAGGCTGGCGCTAAAAGCATCATAACAAGGGGATTTTACCAGGAGTGCTTAGCAAGAATGGACAAGGAGGCAGGGGCAAGGTTTGTAAAGGAGCTCAACCCAATAATCGGATTTGTTGATGACATTGGATGAGAAAAAAATCAGGGCTGACTTTCCGCTTCTTAATAAAAAAATCAATGGAAAGCCGGTCTTTTATCTTGACAATGCGGCAAGCACTCAAAAGCCAAGTGCAGTGTTAGAGGCGCTTGTGGAATTTTACGAAGGAAGCTATGCAAACATCCACAGGGGGGCCTACAGCCTGTCTGAGCAGGCAACCGACTTGTACGAGAAGGCCAGGGAAAAGGTGGCAAGGTTCATTGGAGCAAGGCCCGATGAAATTGTCTTTACGAAAGGAACCACGGAAGGGATTAATCTGGCTGCCTATGCCTGGGGAGGGGCCAACCTTTCGCACGCCGACATGGTTTTGATTAGCCAGATGGAGCATCATTCAAACATTGTCCCCTGGCAGATTGTTGCAAAGGCAAGGAAGGCAAGGGTGGAGGCAATAAGAGTTGACACAAGCACGCTGTGCCTGGATATGAGGCAGGCAGATGAGTTGTTGGCAAAAAAGCCGAAGGTTCTTGCAGTTGCACACGCATCAAATGCGATAGGCACAGTGAATGATGTGGCTAGGCTTTGCAGGCAGGCAAAGGAGCAAGGCGCAAGGGTGCTTGTGGATGCTGCACAGTCTGCCCCGCACATAAGGCTTGACGTTGGGAAAATCGGCTGCGATTTTCTTGCCTTTTCTGGCCACAAGATTCTGGGGCCAACTGGAATCGGCGTATTGTTCATAAGCCAGAGCGTGCAGAAGAGCACTCCTCCATTTTTGGGAGGCGGGGACATGATTCGCTCAGTTGAGATTGGCAGCTTCACGCATGCAGACCCCCCCGCAAAGTATGAGGCAGGAACGCCCCCAATTGCACAGGCAATAGGGCTGATGGCGGCAATTGGGTATATTGAGAAGATTGGATTGGAAAGAGTCAGGGGGCATGAGATTGCGCTTGCTGATTTGTGCCAAAAGGGCCTTGAAGAACTTGGCTGCACTGTTTACAGGTGCGGGCAGGAGAGATGGAAGGGCGGGATAGTTGCATTTGACACGCCTGGCATACACCCACACGACCTTGCGACAATACTTGACAGGGAAAACGTCATGGTGCGCTCAGGCCACCAGTGTGCGATGCCGCTTCACAGGGCCCTTGGTGTCAGCGCCACTGCAAGGGCCTCGTTTTACATCTACAATGGGAAGGAGGACGTAGAAAAGCTTTGCAGCGGAGTTGAAAGGGCAAAAAAAATATTTGGAACGGATTGAGCAGGGGCAACTGACAATGGAAGGCAACGACGAGCTATACAGGGAGATAATCCTTGATAATTACAGAAACCCGAAAAACAGGGGAAGGATTGAAAGGCCGGACGGCGCAGCATTTGATTCCAACCCACTGTGCGGGGACGAGGTGAGAATTGAGGTGCTGGTAAGAAGAGGAGTTGTGAATAAGATACGGTTTGAGGGAAGCGGATGCGCCATTTCGATTGCGTGCGCCTCCATGCTTGCAAGCAGGCTTGAGGGAAAAAAACTTTCCCAAGTGCAGGGTGCAGATAAAAAACTTGTTCTTGGCTTGCTTGGGGGGATTGACCCTGGACCCTCAAGGATAAAGTGCGCCATGCTTCCGCTAAAGGTGCTAAAATTGGCGCTATTGTCAGCAAAATCCAAGAAACTCAACAAATAGAAAATGCGCATAGGAAAGCCGATTTATTAGGGCCCGATTGCCAAAACTCTACTCAAACTGCCTGTTGCATATGAATATTAAAAGCTATTTTGTGGGAAATTATATATGTCTGAAATAAACCGCCGCACGAATTTGGAGTCAGAGCTTGACATAGTGTATTATCCAACAAATGCCGAGCTTTCCCTACTTGAGGCAGTGAATGCGGCTAATATTATATACAAGCTGCAGCAGCACAGAAGCGGGTTCTTAACAAGCAACTTGGAGAGAGATAAATTTCAAGCGTTTAATGAGGAGCTTATGCAAAGCTGCAGGAAGCTACTAAATCCGGAAACAATCTTTTGGCCGCCAGCGCATTTCATTGGCTGGTATTATCTGACCAGATATGGAAAAGAGGGGGATGCAAGCCTTGTAAAAATGGCACTTGCTGTTGAAAACTATATAAAATCAGATTTTCTGCCATGGGGGCGATTCAAGCTTTACGAGGGGGGCGTCAGCGCGTGGACAGAAAGGCTTACAGAGTTGGAAGCAAGGTGGGAGAAGCTTGAGAGCGCTGAGCAGCTGATGGATGCAATTTACGATTCGGATTTGATGCAACTCTATTTGAGCGGGGAGATAAAGCAAATAGATCATTTGCTCTACAAAACAAGGCTAAGAAACATAGAACGTGATGTTGAGTGTTTTGCGGCAGAGGAGGGGGCAAAAGGCACTGATGTGCTAATTGTGCTTCAAGCAAAGAAAATGCTTATGCTTCTTGTGCATGAAAGCTGCCTTGAGGTTTCAGGTTCAAAGGAGGATTATAGTTGCATTGTAGAGGTTGCAAAAACAATGAAGGTTAAGAATGGGATAAACATAAATGTCCTTATTGCAGGTCTTGAGTCGTTTGGTGGCCAAATGGCAATGAGATACCTTGAGGCTCTGTCAAAAAATGCAATCAGCAAAACAGCAAGAACACATGCAATAAAATCGCTGCAAAGGCTCGATTCGGCAAGGATGGGAGCCTACAGCACGCTTATTGCCGCGTTAAAAAATAGGAAACACGATTGGAGTAAAACTCTCGTATATGAACCACCTGCGCAAAAACCATCCGTACCGCCCATGTTGAGAAAGAATATAAATTAATAAATGCAATAAAAAAATA
Protein-coding regions in this window:
- a CDS encoding SufD family Fe-S cluster assembly protein produces the protein MNRNMGGALEAFSKRFDVQKGAKVLVDEASLGCGTSVLSTRSFLVGESASSHYNGIFYGFGNARYYFQQDAVHDAQGTENQIFAKGALDGGAVSNFNGLLKISRQAQLSTTDFREKVLMLSDSAQSFSMPSLDVQNNDVSAAHGAAVGQPEEEELFYLKTRGLGEAGAKSIITRGFYQECLARMDKEAGARFVKELNPIIGFVDDIG
- a CDS encoding iron-sulfur cluster assembly scaffold protein; its protein translation is MEGNDELYREIILDNYRNPKNRGRIERPDGAAFDSNPLCGDEVRIEVLVRRGVVNKIRFEGSGCAISIACASMLASRLEGKKLSQVQGADKKLVLGLLGGIDPGPSRIKCAMLPLKVLKLALLSAKSKKLNK
- the sufS gene encoding SufS family cysteine desulfurase, encoding MDEKKIRADFPLLNKKINGKPVFYLDNAASTQKPSAVLEALVEFYEGSYANIHRGAYSLSEQATDLYEKAREKVARFIGARPDEIVFTKGTTEGINLAAYAWGGANLSHADMVLISQMEHHSNIVPWQIVAKARKARVEAIRVDTSTLCLDMRQADELLAKKPKVLAVAHASNAIGTVNDVARLCRQAKEQGARVLVDAAQSAPHIRLDVGKIGCDFLAFSGHKILGPTGIGVLFISQSVQKSTPPFLGGGDMIRSVEIGSFTHADPPAKYEAGTPPIAQAIGLMAAIGYIEKIGLERVRGHEIALADLCQKGLEELGCTVYRCGQERWKGGIVAFDTPGIHPHDLATILDRENVMVRSGHQCAMPLHRALGVSATARASFYIYNGKEDVEKLCSGVERAKKIFGTD